A window of Microbispora hainanensis genomic DNA:
CACGGCGGCCAATAGGGCCACGATGCGTCGTCTCACGTGCGCTGTCCTTCCTCCGGTAGCGCCGACCGGGAGGTGTGGCCATGGCGTCCGGGATCGGGCTCCCGTACTTCTCGCAGGCCGTGGATGCCCCACCCGCACCGAATCGGCGATGTGAATGTTTCCGAAGCGTGCCTAAAACTTTCTGGGCACTCAACCCGCAGATCACCTGGACTTCTGCGGCGGCGAAGAGCAGGACGTCAGAGGCATCCCCTGCCGCTGGGAGGCCGAGGAGCTTTGGAAAGTTTCATGAAGACGCCGAAATGTTGTCAGATCGCCGGGGCGGCATGCGGCCGCGCGTGAGCGTGACGCGTGAGCGGCGCCCGGCGCGCGGGCATGGTCTACAGCCGGGGGAGGCGACGACAGGAGCCTGGACATGCTGGAGGTCATCGGCGCGGGACTTCCGCGCACCGGAACGACGTCGGTGAAGGTGGCCCTGGAGCGGCTCGGGTTCGGGCCCTGCTATCACTTCTACGAGGTCCTGCTCCGCCCGGAGCTCGCCGCACGATGGCTGCCCGTCTGCGCGGACGGGGCGGCACCCGACTGGGACCGGGTCTTCGAGGGCTTCCGCTCCTGTGTGGACTGGCCCGCCAGCTTCTTCTGGCGGGAGCTGGCACGGGCGTATCCGGAGGCCAAGGTCGTCCTCACGGTCCGCGACCCGCAGAGCTGGTATGCCAGCTTCCGCCTGCTGGGCTCGCTGGGCCCGCGCGAGCCGCTGCGGGAGGACGAGGCGCCCGAGTCCATCCGTCCGGTGGTCGCCGCGATCACGAGTCTCCGGCCGCTCTTCGAGCGGATCAGCGGGTCGTTGTTCGGGGAAAACCGGCAGCCCGGTCACAGCCCGGACGAGGAGCGGGCCGTCGCGGCCTACCACCGGCATGTCGCCGAGGTGCTGGCCGCCGTTCCCGCCGAACGGCTCCTGGTCTTCGACGTACGCGAGGGATGGGGACCGCTGTGCGCCTTCCTCGGGGTCGCCGCTCCCCCGGACGTCCCGTTCCCGCACCTCAACGACGCCGCGTCGATCCGCAGGACGTTCGAGCTCATGCACACCGAGGGCCGCGTCCACGTCCCCTTCGCGCCCGGAGGCTGACGGCGGACGGCCGCGCACCTCACCGAACGGGTCCGCGGCACCCGGGCCTGGGACGCGCCCTCCCCCGTCGCGGGCTGGGCCGCCCGGGCCACCGGCCAGGACGACCGGCTCGACGCCGGCTTCTGCGCCGAGCTGCTCGCCGGGATGGAGCAGATGGAGCAGGTCATCCGCGCCTCCGGCCAGTTCGGCGCCCGGGTCGAGGTGCCCGGTGATGCGGACGTCCAGACCAAGCTCGTGGGTTTCATCGGCAGGGACCCGTTCTGGCGGAGCCCCGGCCCGTCCGCCTGATCTGCGCCCTCGTGCTGCCAGGTCGAGCGTGACCGCGGTCGCGGAGTCGTTGGTGCAGGTCAGGGTCCGCGTGGCCGTCGGCTGGGCGGCGGTGACCGACAGGGTGGCGCTCGGCGGGTTCGCGGTGACCTGCCGGCTCACCGCGCGGACCGCTACTTCATCACGCGGGAGCGCGGCGTCGTCAGCGCAGGAATGCCGCGGCCTCCCCGGCGTCGACGGGGATGTGCAGGCCGGTGGTGAGGGACAGGTCGCCGCCGGTGAGGGCGAAGACGGCGGCGGCGACGTGCTCGGGCAGCACCTCGCGCTTGAGCAGAGTGCGCCGGGCGTAGAACTCGCCGAGCTCGGCCTCCGGCACGCCGTAGACGGCCGCCCGGTTGGTGCCCCAGCCGGAGGCGAAGATGGCGGAGCCGCGGACCACCCCGTCGGGGTTGATCCCGTTGACGCGGATGCCGTGCTCGCCGAGCTCGGCCGCGAGCAGGCGCACCTGGTGGGCCTGGTCGGCCTTGGCCGCGCCGTACGCCACGTTGTCGCGCCCGGCGAAGACGGAGTTATTGGACGCGATGTAGACGATGTCGCCGCCCATGCCCTGCTCGATCATGACGCGGGCCGTCTCCCGGGAGACGAGGAACGAGCCGCGGGCCATCACGTCGTGCTGGAGGTCCCAGTCGTCCACGGTGGTCTCCAGCAGCGAGCGCGACAGCGACAGCCCGGCGTTGTTGACCACCAGATCGACCCCGCCGAAGGCCAGCACGGCCTGCCGTACGGCCTCGACGACCTGGGCCTCGTCGGTGACGTCGGCCTGGACGGCCACGGCCGCGTCGGCGGGACGATGCGCGTGGGCCCCGATCTCGGCGGCCACCTTCTCGGCGGCGGCGAGGTCGCGGTCGGCGACCACCACGCAGGCGCCCTCGGCGGCCAGGCGGCGGGCGGTGGCCGCGCCGATGCCCGAGCCGCCGCCGGTGACCAGCGCGATCCGGGTGGACAGCGGCTTGGGCGCCGGCATCCGCCGCAGCTTGGCCTCCTCCAGCTCCCAGTATTCGATGCGGAACTTCTCCGACTCCTCGATCGGGGCGTAGACCGACAGCGCCTCGGCGCCGCGCATCACGTTGATCGCGTTGAGGAAGAACTCACCGGCGACGCGGGCGGTCTGCTTGTCCTTGCCGAAGGAGAACATGCCGACGCCCGGCACGAGCACGATGGCCGGGTCGGCGCCGCGCATCGGGGGCGAGGCGGGGGTGGCGTGCCGTTCGTAGTACGCGCGGTAGTCCTCGCGGTAGGCCGCGTGCAGCTCGCCGAGGCGCGAGATCACCTCCTCCAGCGGCGCGCCGGCGGGCAGGTCGAGCACGAGCGGCGCGACCTTGGTGCGCAGGAAGTGGTCGGGGCACGAGGTGCCGAGGGCGGCCAGCTCCGCGTGCCGCTCGCGGGACAGGAAGTCGAGCACCTCGGGGGTGCCGGTGTAGTGGCCGACCTGGCGGACGTCGGTCGAGCACAGGCCGCGCAGCACCGGGAACAGCTCCGCCGCCCGCTCGCGCCTGGCCCGCTCCGGCAGCGGCTCCCAGCCCGGCATCACCGGCCCGAACGGCTCGGGCCTGCCGCGCTGGGCGATGTACGCCTCGGCGGTGCGGATGATCCACAGCGAGTTGCCGGCGCATTCCGCGGAGGTGTCGCCCCAGGCGGTGATGCCGTGGCCGCCCAGGATGCAGCCGACGGCCCGGGGGTTGGCGTCCTTGACGGCGGCGATGTCCAGGCCGAGCTGAAAGCCGGGACGCCGCCAGGGCACCCAGACGACCCGGTCGCCGAAGATGCGCCGGGTCAGCTCCTCGCCATCTGCGGCGGCCGCGATGGCGATCCCGGCGTCGGGGTGGAGGTGGTCGACGTGCGCCGCGTCGATCAGGCCGTGCATCGCGGTGTCGATCGACGGCGCCGCCCCGCCCTTGCCGAACGCGCAGTGGTCGAAGGCGGCGACCATCTCGTCCTCGCGTTCGACACCCGGGTAGACGCCGGTGAGCGCGCGCAGCCGGTCGAGCCGGAGCACGGCCAGGCCCGATTCGGTGAGCGTGCCGAGGTCGCCGCCCGATCCCTTCACCCACATCAGTTCCACGCCGGTGCCGGTGACCGGGTCGAGAGCAGTGCCCTTGGCCGAAGCGTTGCCCCCGGCGAAGTTCGTGTTCCGGGGGTCGGCTCCCAGCAGGTGCGCGCGTTCGAGCAGCTGCTCAACCGGCGTGGTCATGCGATCTCTCCCTAGGCATGCACGGACGATACTTGGACCTTTAGGACTATTTGCTACAAAACGGACAGCACGCGGCAGGCTACAGCGGCGGGCCGGGCGTCCGGAGACCGGCCCCCGCTCACGTCCCCCCGCTCACGTCCCCCCGATCACGACCCCCCGATCACGACCCGGCCTCCGACCCGGCCCCGAGCCCGCACCCCAACCCCGGCTCCCGCCCCCGGCCAACACCGGACGGCCTGCAAGGGGCGGCGGAGCCGGCGAAACGTCAGGGCGTACTCGACGGGCTGCGGGCGGCCGGGCCGGTGCGCTCGGTCGGCGTGGACTCCTGGGCGGTCGACTACGGCCTGCTCGACGGCGACAAACGGCTGCCCGGCCTCCACCACCGGCCTGTACGACGTCCGCGCCCGCGCCTGGTCGCACGACCTGGCATACCGGCCGGCCTGCCGCCCGGCATCTGCCGCCGCTGCGCGAGCCCGGGACACCCGCCGGTACGCTCCGGCCCGAGATCACATCCGCGGCCTCGTCCGCCGCAGCGAACCGCTTCGGGCCTACCGGCCCCGGGGCGGGGGAAGCGCCTGGGACCACGCCGAGTCCCGCCTGCCCACTCCCTCGTGGGCCGGCATCAGCGGACGCGGCCCACGCCGCCGAGCGCGCCGGCCTTGCC
This region includes:
- a CDS encoding bifunctional aldolase/short-chain dehydrogenase, whose protein sequence is MTTPVEQLLERAHLLGADPRNTNFAGGNASAKGTALDPVTGTGVELMWVKGSGGDLGTLTESGLAVLRLDRLRALTGVYPGVEREDEMVAAFDHCAFGKGGAAPSIDTAMHGLIDAAHVDHLHPDAGIAIAAAADGEELTRRIFGDRVVWVPWRRPGFQLGLDIAAVKDANPRAVGCILGGHGITAWGDTSAECAGNSLWIIRTAEAYIAQRGRPEPFGPVMPGWEPLPERARRERAAELFPVLRGLCSTDVRQVGHYTGTPEVLDFLSRERHAELAALGTSCPDHFLRTKVAPLVLDLPAGAPLEEVISRLGELHAAYREDYRAYYERHATPASPPMRGADPAIVLVPGVGMFSFGKDKQTARVAGEFFLNAINVMRGAEALSVYAPIEESEKFRIEYWELEEAKLRRMPAPKPLSTRIALVTGGGSGIGAATARRLAAEGACVVVADRDLAAAEKVAAEIGAHAHRPADAAVAVQADVTDEAQVVEAVRQAVLAFGGVDLVVNNAGLSLSRSLLETTVDDWDLQHDVMARGSFLVSRETARVMIEQGMGGDIVYIASNNSVFAGRDNVAYGAAKADQAHQVRLLAAELGEHGIRVNGINPDGVVRGSAIFASGWGTNRAAVYGVPEAELGEFYARRTLLKREVLPEHVAAAVFALTGGDLSLTTGLHIPVDAGEAAAFLR
- a CDS encoding sulfotransferase family protein, with translation MLEVIGAGLPRTGTTSVKVALERLGFGPCYHFYEVLLRPELAARWLPVCADGAAPDWDRVFEGFRSCVDWPASFFWRELARAYPEAKVVLTVRDPQSWYASFRLLGSLGPREPLREDEAPESIRPVVAAITSLRPLFERISGSLFGENRQPGHSPDEERAVAAYHRHVAEVLAAVPAERLLVFDVREGWGPLCAFLGVAAPPDVPFPHLNDAASIRRTFELMHTEGRVHVPFAPGG